One region of Salinirubrum litoreum genomic DNA includes:
- a CDS encoding ABC transporter ATP-binding protein: protein MTPPIHLADLHKHFGDVKAVDGVSLDVEQGEIFGFLGPNGAGKSTTIRTLLGFLHPTSGTAQVLGTDSTDRAGMREVKTELGYLPSDVQFPEGVTGQQALDYYAGLKGDERREDLLADFPVPLDRKIKTYSRGNRQKLAIVQAFMHEPDLLVMDEPTAGLDPLVQERFYDFLDREVDRGATVFFSTHILSEVRRMCERVAIIREGQLVTVEEIDDLLRKSGKVVHVQSPDHLAPDDFRFEGVASVEAASGGLRLLVTGNYDELLDRLTDYHVTDLEMRETAIEDVFMHFYDEGTADTPEAMDSDTVDPTDPDGDPDAGQTEEVSPDV, encoded by the coding sequence GTGACTCCCCCGATCCACCTCGCGGACCTCCACAAGCACTTCGGGGACGTGAAAGCGGTAGACGGCGTCTCGCTCGACGTCGAGCAGGGCGAGATCTTCGGGTTCCTCGGACCGAACGGCGCGGGCAAGTCCACGACAATCCGCACTCTGCTCGGCTTCCTCCACCCGACCAGCGGCACCGCGCAGGTGCTCGGCACCGACTCGACCGACCGCGCCGGGATGCGGGAGGTGAAGACCGAACTCGGCTACCTCCCGAGCGACGTGCAGTTCCCGGAGGGCGTCACCGGTCAGCAGGCGCTGGACTACTACGCCGGCCTGAAGGGCGACGAACGCCGCGAGGACCTCCTCGCGGACTTCCCGGTCCCACTCGACCGGAAGATCAAGACCTACTCGCGGGGGAACCGCCAGAAACTCGCCATCGTACAGGCGTTCATGCACGAACCCGACCTGCTGGTGATGGACGAACCGACCGCCGGCCTGGACCCCCTCGTGCAGGAGCGCTTCTACGACTTTCTGGACCGGGAGGTCGACCGCGGCGCGACCGTCTTCTTCTCGACGCACATCCTGAGTGAGGTGCGACGGATGTGCGAGCGCGTGGCGATCATCCGCGAGGGGCAACTCGTCACCGTCGAGGAGATCGACGATCTCCTGCGCAAGAGCGGGAAGGTCGTCCACGTCCAGTCGCCCGACCACCTCGCGCCCGACGACTTCCGGTTCGAGGGTGTCGCCAGCGTCGAGGCAGCGTCCGGTGGGCTTCGACTGCTCGTCACCGGCAACTACGACGAACTCCTCGACAGACTCACCGACTACCACGTGACCGACCTCGAGATGCGCGAGACCGCCATCGAGGACGTGTTCATGCACTTCTACGACGAGGGGACAGCCGATACACCGGAGGCGATGGATTCGGATACGGTCGACCCGACCGATCCGGACGGCGACCCCGACGCCGGGCAGACCGAGGAGGTGTCGCCGGATGTGTGA
- a CDS encoding ABC transporter permease subunit: MLEVTSFESRQRVRGIFLLTAALGALIVLTMAVFPSIESAGVDLDAYLESLPPEARRAFVGNVTSITTIEGYLVSQLYQFGWLLILGVYFAYTAASSVAKEVERTSIDLLLAAPVSRTRIVVGKFLALVPTVIAVNALTFVLIWASVAFLGEEVALVDLIAVHVVSIPYLLACAALGLVASVSFDTARRAQTVGIGAVFGTFLLDSLTFDTDYEWLGDLAFARYYDPGEILVEGTIDWTGVAVLLAATVALVIVAAELFERREISG; the protein is encoded by the coding sequence ATGCTCGAAGTGACGAGCTTCGAGTCCCGCCAACGCGTGCGCGGCATCTTCCTGCTGACGGCCGCACTCGGCGCGCTGATCGTGCTGACGATGGCCGTCTTCCCCTCTATCGAGAGCGCCGGCGTCGATCTGGACGCCTACCTGGAGAGCCTGCCGCCGGAGGCCCGCCGGGCGTTCGTCGGCAACGTCACGTCGATCACGACCATCGAGGGGTATCTCGTCTCGCAACTGTACCAGTTCGGCTGGCTCCTCATCCTCGGCGTCTACTTCGCGTACACCGCCGCCTCGTCGGTGGCGAAGGAGGTCGAACGCACCTCGATCGACCTGCTGCTGGCCGCGCCGGTCTCCCGCACCCGGATCGTCGTCGGGAAGTTCCTCGCGCTGGTGCCGACCGTGATCGCGGTCAACGCCTTGACCTTCGTGTTGATCTGGGCCAGTGTCGCGTTCCTCGGCGAGGAAGTCGCACTCGTCGATCTGATCGCGGTGCACGTCGTCTCCATCCCGTACCTGCTCGCGTGTGCCGCACTCGGTCTCGTGGCATCCGTCTCCTTCGACACCGCCCGCCGGGCACAGACGGTCGGGATCGGCGCGGTGTTCGGCACGTTCCTCCTCGACTCGCTGACGTTCGACACCGACTACGAGTGGCTGGGCGATCTGGCGTTCGCGCGGTACTACGACCCCGGCGAGATTCTCGTCGAGGGGACGATCGACTGGACCGGCGTGGCGGTCCTGCTGGCCGCGACGGTCGCCCTGGTGATCGTCGCCGCAGAACTGTTCGAGCGCCGCGAGATCAGTGGCTGA
- a CDS encoding site-2 protease family protein, with the protein MRSFRIGSAFGIPIKLDLTFLLILPLFAWLISAQVGQWVEILNGFGASIDPTALSGTDPLVLGIVSALGLFAGVLLHEFGHSLVAMRYGYEIESITLWLFGGVARFTEIPEDWKQELLIAIAGPIVSVALGVISWVAFTTIPGGASIQFVLGYLALTNVALAVFNMLPGFPMDGGRVLRALLARTRPHAQATKIAAEVGKVFAFLLGIYGLFTNIFLIALAFFIYMGASGEAQQTVLKAAFEGVSIRDIMTAREDLHTVERDTSVAELIDRMFVERHTGYPVLQNGQLAGMVTLEDARSVPEVERDAYRVEDVMTPAGELATVPVEGEAMDALRTMQQTGVGRLPVVDETGAMVGLVSRSDLMTAFNIIQSGGSFRSLGSDEPMGSPGRIRSQ; encoded by the coding sequence ATGCGAAGCTTCCGGATCGGTAGTGCGTTCGGCATCCCGATCAAGTTGGACCTCACGTTCTTACTGATTCTCCCGCTGTTCGCCTGGCTCATCAGCGCACAGGTCGGCCAGTGGGTCGAGATACTCAACGGCTTCGGCGCGAGCATCGACCCGACCGCGCTCTCCGGGACCGATCCGCTCGTGCTGGGCATCGTCTCCGCGCTGGGACTCTTCGCCGGGGTCCTGCTCCACGAGTTCGGCCACTCGCTGGTGGCGATGCGCTACGGCTACGAGATCGAGTCGATCACGCTGTGGCTGTTCGGCGGGGTGGCTCGGTTCACCGAGATCCCCGAAGACTGGAAACAGGAACTGTTGATCGCGATCGCCGGCCCGATCGTCTCGGTCGCGCTCGGCGTCATCTCGTGGGTCGCGTTCACGACGATTCCGGGCGGGGCGTCGATCCAGTTCGTGCTCGGCTACCTCGCGCTGACGAACGTCGCGCTGGCGGTGTTCAACATGCTCCCGGGGTTCCCGATGGACGGCGGGCGCGTCCTGCGTGCGCTGCTCGCCCGGACCCGCCCCCACGCGCAGGCGACGAAGATCGCCGCCGAGGTCGGGAAGGTCTTCGCCTTCTTGCTCGGGATCTACGGCCTGTTCACCAACATCTTCCTGATCGCGCTGGCGTTCTTCATCTACATGGGTGCCTCCGGCGAGGCCCAGCAGACGGTGTTGAAGGCGGCCTTCGAGGGCGTCTCGATCCGGGACATCATGACCGCCCGCGAGGACCTCCACACGGTCGAGCGGGACACCTCGGTCGCGGAGTTGATCGACCGGATGTTCGTCGAGCGACACACGGGCTACCCCGTGCTCCAGAACGGCCAGTTGGCCGGGATGGTGACACTCGAGGACGCGCGGTCGGTCCCAGAGGTCGAACGCGACGCCTACCGGGTCGAGGACGTGATGACGCCCGCCGGCGAGTTGGCGACCGTGCCGGTCGAGGGTGAGGCCATGGACGCGCTCCGGACGATGCAACAGACCGGCGTCGGTCGCCTCCCGGTCGTGGACGAGACCGGCGCGATGGTCGGACTCGTCTCGCGGTCGGACCTGATGACCGCGTTCAACATCATCCAGTCCGGCGGGTCGTTCCGGTCGCTCGGCTCCGACGAACCGATGGGGTCGCCGGGCCGAATTCGGTCGCAGTAA
- a CDS encoding cupin domain-containing protein, translated as MSDPEHATDSPRPVVKHAEEIDYATVDAADGLSKGVLLDETDGAPHFALRRFVLAPGSEVPRHTNEVEHEQYVLDGEYVVGIGDEEYTVSAGDSLLIPAGVVHWYRNDGDEEGAFLCAVPNGDDAIELVEG; from the coding sequence ATGAGCGACCCAGAGCACGCGACCGACAGTCCGCGCCCGGTCGTCAAGCACGCCGAGGAGATCGACTACGCGACGGTCGACGCCGCGGACGGCCTCTCGAAGGGCGTCCTCCTGGACGAGACAGACGGCGCACCGCACTTCGCGCTGCGGCGGTTCGTTCTCGCGCCCGGCAGCGAGGTACCGCGCCACACCAACGAGGTCGAACACGAACAGTACGTCCTCGACGGCGAGTACGTGGTCGGCATCGGCGACGAGGAGTACACCGTCTCGGCTGGCGATTCACTGCTGATTCCGGCGGGTGTCGTCCACTGGTACCGAAACGATGGCGACGAAGAAGGCGCGTTCCTCTGTGCGGTGCCGAACGGCGACGACGCCATCGAACTGGTCGAAGGGTGA
- a CDS encoding DEAD/DEAH box helicase, whose translation MSQQVAQVDTLFIHGLRDDYLVSVVRDGDRVFRAVLELKETDAGPRPAKFRIKRGSTEEPRSPDQFVEIARRANRIRISEQTRPAGRQEIKEMLDGYQLEAVVVRTCRYCAQEGRYSPITDDTAIKSDRDHICPDCAIRELERELSFAGSGGLTGAAQDRLEELMLEVQDLDRITNLLEGNLDPDLTKFDEISATVEDVNPYPTSDLDLHPKLKSLVTDRFDTLLPVQSLSVRNGLLDGDDQLVVSATATGKTLVGELAGIDRALRGEGKLLFLVPLVALANQKHEDFQDRYGHLVDVTIRVGASRINDDGASFDPNADVIVGTYEGIDHALRTGKNLGDVGTVVIDEVHTLKEDERGHRLDGLISRLKHYSETRQSRVDSFDGTQWVYLSATVGNPEWLAKRLRATLIEFEERPVPIERHVTFADGQEKPNIENKLVKREFDRESSKGYRGQTIIFTNSRRRCHEISRKLEYASAPYHAGLDYGRRKRVERQFGNQDLAAVVTTAALAAGVDFPASQVIFDTLAMGIEWLSVQEFEQMLGRAGRPDYHDRGVVYMLVEPDCSYHNSMEMTEDEVAFKLLKGEMEDVQTVYDESSAVEETLANLVVAGKRAKRLNDRMLGEIPTKHAIGKLLEWGFIEGFEPTPLGRAVCRHFLAPDEAFLMLDGIRKGQSPYDIVAEMELHDDDL comes from the coding sequence GTGTCACAGCAGGTCGCGCAGGTCGATACGCTGTTCATCCACGGGTTGCGGGACGACTACCTCGTCTCGGTCGTGCGCGACGGCGACCGGGTGTTCCGGGCCGTCCTCGAACTGAAGGAGACCGACGCCGGGCCGCGTCCAGCGAAGTTCCGGATCAAGCGTGGCTCGACCGAGGAACCGCGCAGTCCCGACCAGTTCGTCGAGATCGCTCGCCGAGCGAACCGCATCCGCATCTCCGAGCAGACTCGCCCCGCCGGCAGACAGGAGATCAAGGAGATGCTCGACGGCTACCAACTGGAGGCGGTCGTCGTCCGGACCTGCCGATACTGCGCACAGGAGGGGCGCTACTCGCCGATCACCGACGACACGGCGATCAAGTCCGACCGCGACCACATCTGCCCGGACTGTGCGATCCGCGAGTTGGAACGCGAGTTGTCGTTCGCCGGGTCGGGCGGCCTGACCGGGGCCGCACAGGACCGACTCGAAGAACTGATGCTCGAAGTGCAGGACTTAGACCGGATCACGAACCTGCTCGAGGGGAACCTCGATCCGGACCTGACGAAGTTCGACGAGATCTCCGCGACCGTCGAGGACGTGAACCCTTACCCGACGAGCGACCTCGACCTCCACCCGAAACTCAAATCGCTCGTCACCGACCGGTTCGACACCCTGCTTCCCGTGCAGAGTCTCTCGGTCAGAAACGGCCTGCTGGACGGCGACGACCAACTCGTGGTGTCCGCCACTGCGACCGGCAAGACGCTCGTCGGCGAGTTGGCGGGTATCGACCGCGCGCTGAGAGGCGAGGGGAAACTGCTCTTCCTCGTCCCGCTGGTCGCGCTGGCGAACCAGAAACACGAGGACTTTCAGGATCGGTACGGCCACCTCGTCGACGTGACCATCCGGGTCGGCGCGAGTCGCATCAACGACGACGGCGCGTCGTTCGACCCGAACGCGGACGTCATCGTCGGCACCTACGAGGGCATCGACCACGCCCTGCGGACGGGCAAGAACCTCGGCGACGTCGGGACGGTCGTCATCGACGAGGTCCACACGCTGAAAGAAGACGAACGCGGCCACCGACTCGACGGGCTGATCTCGCGGCTGAAACACTACAGCGAGACGCGCCAGTCGCGCGTGGACTCCTTCGACGGGACGCAGTGGGTCTATCTCTCGGCGACGGTCGGCAACCCGGAGTGGCTGGCGAAGCGACTGCGAGCGACGCTCATCGAGTTCGAGGAGCGCCCGGTCCCCATCGAGCGCCACGTCACCTTCGCCGACGGCCAGGAGAAGCCGAACATCGAGAACAAACTGGTCAAACGGGAGTTCGACCGCGAGTCCTCGAAGGGGTACCGCGGGCAGACGATCATCTTCACCAACTCCCGGCGGCGCTGTCACGAGATCAGTCGGAAACTGGAGTACGCCTCCGCGCCGTACCACGCCGGCCTCGACTACGGCCGCCGGAAGCGCGTCGAACGACAGTTCGGCAACCAGGATCTGGCGGCGGTCGTCACCACGGCGGCACTCGCGGCCGGGGTCGACTTCCCCGCCTCGCAGGTCATCTTCGACACCCTCGCCATGGGCATCGAGTGGCTCTCGGTCCAGGAGTTCGAGCAGATGCTCGGCCGTGCGGGGCGGCCGGACTACCACGACCGGGGTGTCGTCTACATGCTCGTCGAACCGGACTGCTCGTACCACAACTCGATGGAGATGACCGAAGACGAGGTGGCGTTCAAGCTCCTGAAAGGCGAGATGGAGGACGTCCAGACGGTGTACGACGAGTCCTCGGCCGTGGAGGAGACGCTGGCGAACCTCGTCGTCGCTGGCAAGCGCGCGAAACGACTGAACGACCGGATGCTCGGCGAGATTCCGACGAAACACGCCATCGGGAAACTACTGGAGTGGGGCTTCATCGAGGGCTTCGAGCCGACCCCGCTGGGCCGGGCGGTGTGTCGGCACTTCCTCGCGCCGGACGAGGCGTTTCTCATGCTCGACGGCATCCGGAAGGGCCAGTCGCCGTACGACATCGTCGCCGAGATGGAACTGCACGACGACGATCTGTGA
- a CDS encoding SLC13 family permease — protein MVAVTPSIAFVSLLILLALVAFATEPVPVDITALGVMVALLVVEPVTRQLVAVGLFSTPIVVFSDPTAQGLSGFANAATLTVLAMFVLSEGVQRTGIIQLLGAKISEITEDDETRQLGATIGVVAPISGFINNTAAVAILLPMVTDLAERGGTSPSKLLLPLSYASMFGGMLTLIGTSTNILASELSADLLGRPFGMFEFTALGVVVSVVGVVYLMTVGRRITPERIKPQVDLTEEFEMGNYLTEVVVREDSPLVGQRVGPALSETEFDVDLLQLIRGDRVFLEPLGPKEIQAGDVFALRTDRDTLVELLDVEGLDLLPVRVDEAELEVADEGQNLVEVVVAPGASLVGESLTSVRFRQRYDATVLALRRGGELIRRRMDNIRLRVGDTLLVQATEGSIERLDANRDFIVAQRVERRDFRRSRIFVAIGIVVAVVGLAALNVMPIVVSALAGGLAMVLTGCLKPGEVYDAVQWDVIFLLAGVIPLGIAMQETGAAALVAEFVVASAASLPLVAVLGLFYVVTALLTNIISNNASVVLMIPVAVEAARDPAVGADPFSFIMAVTFAASTAFMTPVGYQTNLFVYGPGGYRFTDYLRVGAPLQLVFAIVTTLGIMVFFPPV, from the coding sequence GTGGTCGCAGTCACTCCCAGCATCGCTTTCGTCTCCCTGTTGATCCTCCTCGCGCTGGTCGCGTTCGCCACCGAACCGGTGCCGGTGGACATCACGGCACTCGGGGTCATGGTCGCGCTGCTGGTCGTCGAACCGGTGACGCGACAACTGGTCGCAGTCGGCCTCTTTTCCACGCCCATCGTCGTCTTCAGCGACCCGACCGCCCAGGGACTGTCGGGCTTCGCCAACGCGGCGACGCTCACCGTGCTGGCGATGTTCGTCCTCAGCGAGGGCGTCCAGCGCACCGGGATCATCCAACTGCTGGGCGCGAAGATCTCGGAGATCACCGAGGACGACGAGACGCGACAACTCGGCGCGACGATCGGCGTCGTCGCGCCCATCTCGGGGTTCATCAACAACACCGCCGCCGTCGCCATCCTCCTCCCGATGGTGACCGACCTCGCGGAACGCGGCGGCACCTCGCCCTCGAAACTCCTGCTCCCGCTGTCGTACGCGTCGATGTTCGGCGGGATGCTCACGCTGATCGGTACCTCGACGAACATCCTCGCCAGCGAACTGTCGGCGGATCTCCTGGGGCGACCGTTCGGGATGTTCGAGTTCACGGCGCTCGGCGTCGTGGTGTCCGTGGTCGGCGTCGTCTACCTGATGACGGTCGGCCGGCGGATCACCCCCGAACGAATCAAACCGCAGGTCGACCTGACCGAGGAGTTCGAGATGGGCAACTACCTGACCGAGGTCGTCGTCCGGGAGGACTCCCCGCTCGTCGGTCAGCGCGTCGGTCCCGCCCTCTCGGAGACGGAGTTCGACGTGGACCTGCTCCAACTGATCCGCGGCGACCGGGTGTTCCTCGAACCGCTCGGGCCGAAGGAGATTCAGGCGGGCGACGTGTTCGCGCTCCGGACCGACCGCGACACGCTCGTCGAACTGCTCGACGTGGAGGGACTGGATCTCCTGCCGGTCCGGGTCGACGAGGCCGAGTTGGAGGTCGCCGACGAGGGGCAGAACCTCGTCGAGGTCGTCGTCGCACCGGGAGCCTCGCTGGTCGGGGAGTCGCTCACCTCGGTCCGATTCCGCCAGCGCTACGACGCCACGGTGCTCGCGCTCCGGCGCGGCGGGGAACTGATCCGCCGACGCATGGACAACATCCGGCTCCGCGTCGGCGACACCCTGCTCGTGCAGGCGACCGAGGGGAGCATCGAACGCCTCGACGCGAACCGCGACTTCATCGTCGCCCAGCGCGTCGAACGCCGGGATTTCCGCCGGTCGCGCATCTTCGTCGCCATCGGGATCGTCGTCGCGGTGGTCGGCCTCGCGGCGCTGAACGTCATGCCCATCGTCGTCTCCGCGCTCGCCGGGGGGCTGGCGATGGTGCTCACTGGCTGTCTGAAACCCGGCGAGGTGTACGACGCGGTCCAGTGGGACGTCATCTTCCTCCTCGCCGGCGTCATCCCGCTCGGCATCGCCATGCAGGAGACCGGCGCGGCCGCACTCGTCGCGGAGTTCGTGGTCGCCAGCGCCGCCTCGCTCCCGCTCGTCGCCGTGCTGGGGCTGTTCTACGTCGTCACCGCGCTCCTGACGAACATCATCAGCAACAACGCGAGCGTCGTGTTGATGATCCCGGTCGCGGTGGAGGCGGCCCGCGACCCGGCGGTCGGGGCCGACCCGTTCTCGTTCATCATGGCGGTGACGTTCGCCGCCTCGACCGCGTTCATGACGCCGGTCGGCTACCAGACGAACCTGTTCGTCTACGGGCCCGGCGGGTATCGGTTCACGGACTACCTACGCGTGGGTGCGCCGCTCCAACTGGTGTTCGCTATCGTGACGACGCTCGGCATCATGGTGTTCTTCCCGCCGGTGTGA
- a CDS encoding S8 family peptidase produces MSGVKQTHIEKTYRPRVVVKFTDDVRVPGEGDIAEYLQEAEVGPVMELTEGFPGIEFGRLFASLAPDELDELVKHATERDRTYRPPNFRTFFAVTCPPGVDPDEVQERIAEWRSVEYSYVEGGPTPPPAVSASDDPRWPDQGYLDPAPDGIDAEYAWTVAGGDGQGVGFVDLERGWTFDHEDLTGASVSLISGVNKDFHGHGTAVLGEVSAVDNSLGCVGTTPALGSVRAVSQWRTNSTYDTADAITSAIAVMDFGDVLLLEAQTSQPGYGYLPVEVENGTFEAIRLATALGIVVVEAAGNGSEDLDAYTTVGGDSILNRGSADFRDSGAIMVGAGSATAPHSRLGFSNFGSRIDCYGWGESVNTTGDGWTGTGTTTYTASFGGTSGASPIVSGAALSVQGMAEQALGYRFSPRQLRSILADPANGTQSATPASDEIGVMPDLRTIATAVLNTTPDVYIRDFVGDTGDPHSGSISASPDVILRPTQVPNPQAEFGEGSLGENSATLGFEAVAGQDNYVYVRLQNRGGAPAQNVTATVYWSPVATLVTPDLWTLVGTTTATATPTPTEVSAGEVLTVMEPITWDAGEIPGAGHYCFVALIGSDGDPQPTPADFTDWSNFQTYIRDNNNVTWRNFNVVSSVPPAGGRFVALPFIAPGAPDAARPMQLEVQARLPDGARAFLELPQYVVEKLDEYPNHREELEGIEMPEGEAVAYIPMNPHGRRLLDAIPFPAKSRTEMRLLVHVPEADRENTYQVAVRQLFEEREVGRVTWQLTPPEQIEGGKAARDPARLPVIYVEGIGMVGEARLRTEGIETVGDLSMADPSEVADCLDVSTERAAGFVEMARIMTFGADRQTAELLVSADVEADDVAGMTAAEIHETLAKALDARLAPVPIGYDHETVDADALIAAAKQA; encoded by the coding sequence ATGAGTGGTGTAAAGCAGACACACATCGAGAAGACGTATCGCCCGCGCGTCGTGGTCAAGTTCACAGACGACGTCCGCGTCCCCGGCGAGGGCGACATCGCCGAGTACCTCCAGGAGGCCGAGGTCGGCCCGGTGATGGAACTCACCGAGGGCTTCCCCGGCATCGAGTTCGGCCGGCTGTTCGCCAGCCTCGCACCCGACGAGTTGGACGAACTCGTGAAGCACGCGACAGAGCGCGACAGAACCTACCGACCGCCGAACTTCCGGACGTTCTTCGCCGTCACCTGCCCGCCGGGTGTCGATCCCGACGAGGTACAGGAGCGCATCGCCGAGTGGCGGAGCGTCGAGTACAGCTACGTCGAGGGCGGACCGACCCCGCCCCCCGCAGTGTCGGCGTCGGACGATCCACGCTGGCCGGATCAGGGGTACCTCGACCCGGCACCGGACGGCATCGACGCCGAGTACGCCTGGACCGTCGCCGGCGGTGACGGACAGGGCGTCGGCTTCGTCGACCTCGAACGCGGCTGGACGTTCGACCACGAGGATCTGACCGGCGCGAGCGTCTCGCTGATCTCCGGGGTGAACAAGGACTTCCACGGCCACGGCACTGCCGTCCTCGGCGAGGTGTCGGCGGTGGACAACAGCCTCGGCTGTGTCGGCACGACGCCCGCCCTCGGGTCGGTCCGGGCCGTCTCGCAGTGGCGGACGAACTCGACGTACGACACCGCCGACGCGATCACGTCGGCCATCGCGGTGATGGACTTCGGCGACGTCCTCCTGCTCGAAGCACAGACCTCACAGCCGGGGTACGGCTACCTCCCGGTCGAGGTCGAGAACGGGACCTTCGAGGCGATCAGACTCGCTACCGCCCTCGGCATCGTCGTCGTCGAGGCGGCCGGCAACGGGAGCGAGGACCTCGACGCCTACACGACGGTCGGCGGCGACTCGATCCTGAACCGGGGGAGCGCGGACTTCCGCGACTCGGGCGCGATCATGGTCGGCGCGGGGAGCGCGACCGCCCCGCACAGCCGACTCGGGTTCTCGAACTTCGGGAGCCGGATCGACTGCTACGGTTGGGGCGAGAGCGTCAACACGACCGGCGACGGCTGGACCGGCACCGGCACGACGACCTACACCGCCTCCTTCGGCGGTACGTCGGGCGCTTCGCCGATCGTCTCCGGGGCGGCCCTCTCCGTACAGGGGATGGCCGAACAGGCGCTCGGCTACCGGTTCAGCCCGCGGCAACTCCGGTCGATCCTCGCCGACCCGGCCAACGGGACCCAGTCTGCGACCCCGGCCAGCGACGAGATCGGCGTGATGCCCGATCTGCGCACCATCGCCACGGCGGTCCTGAACACGACACCGGACGTCTACATCCGCGACTTCGTCGGCGACACCGGCGACCCGCACTCGGGGAGCATCTCGGCGAGTCCGGACGTCATCCTGCGCCCGACGCAGGTCCCGAACCCACAGGCCGAGTTCGGCGAGGGGAGCCTCGGCGAGAACAGCGCGACCCTCGGCTTCGAGGCGGTCGCCGGACAGGACAACTACGTCTACGTCCGCCTCCAGAACCGGGGCGGCGCACCGGCCCAGAACGTCACCGCGACGGTCTACTGGTCGCCGGTCGCCACGCTCGTCACGCCCGACCTGTGGACGCTGGTCGGCACGACCACGGCGACCGCGACTCCCACGCCGACGGAGGTCTCGGCCGGCGAGGTGCTGACGGTGATGGAGCCGATCACGTGGGACGCGGGCGAGATTCCCGGCGCGGGCCACTACTGTTTCGTCGCGCTGATCGGCAGTGACGGCGACCCCCAGCCGACCCCGGCGGACTTCACCGACTGGAGCAACTTCCAGACGTACATCCGCGACAACAACAACGTGACGTGGCGGAACTTCAACGTCGTCAGCAGTGTCCCGCCCGCCGGTGGACGCTTCGTCGCGCTCCCCTTTATCGCACCCGGTGCGCCCGACGCCGCCCGGCCGATGCAGTTGGAGGTGCAGGCACGCCTGCCCGACGGCGCACGCGCGTTCCTCGAACTCCCGCAGTACGTCGTCGAGAAACTCGACGAGTATCCGAACCACCGCGAGGAGTTGGAGGGCATCGAGATGCCCGAGGGCGAGGCGGTCGCGTACATCCCGATGAACCCACACGGGCGGCGTCTGCTGGACGCCATCCCGTTCCCGGCGAAGTCGCGGACCGAGATGCGCCTGCTCGTCCACGTCCCCGAAGCCGACCGCGAGAACACCTACCAGGTCGCCGTCCGGCAACTGTTCGAGGAGCGTGAGGTCGGCAGAGTCACGTGGCAACTGACACCTCCGGAGCAGATCGAGGGCGGAAAGGCGGCCCGCGACCCGGCCAGACTCCCGGTGATCTACGTCGAAGGGATCGGCATGGTCGGGGAGGCACGCCTCCGAACCGAGGGGATCGAGACGGTCGGCGATCTCTCGATGGCCGACCCGAGCGAGGTGGCCGACTGCCTCGACGTGTCGACGGAGCGCGCCGCCGGCTTCGTCGAGATGGCCCGGATCATGACCTTCGGGGCGGATCGCCAGACGGCGGAACTGCTCGTCTCGGCGGACGTCGAAGCGGACGACGTCGCCGGGATGACCGCAGCCGAGATTCACGAGACGCTGGCGAAGGCGCTCGACGCGCGACTCGCGCCGGTGCCGATCGGCTACGACCACGAGACGGTCGACGCCGACGCACTGATCGCGGCCGCGAAACAGGCCTGA
- a CDS encoding high-potential iron-sulfur protein — protein sequence MKQQNDAGRRDTSRRLASGGGPGSRRRFLRTATATALVGTVGVAGCLGAPAADGEDDEELPEGVSERQFREGPVPEVYRTATSIGGERRDPNQLVAKSAVNFGEANEVAEAPEGQTCANCHEFITDKNGDGYGACVRVEGYIGGEDWCALWESAEEEHDEDEEGEGDDADTN from the coding sequence ATGAAACAACAGAACGACGCCGGACGACGAGACACCAGTCGGCGACTCGCTTCCGGGGGAGGACCCGGCTCTCGGCGGCGGTTCCTCCGAACGGCCACGGCGACCGCGCTGGTCGGGACGGTCGGCGTCGCGGGGTGTCTCGGTGCGCCCGCCGCAGACGGCGAGGACGACGAGGAACTCCCCGAGGGCGTCTCAGAGCGGCAGTTCCGCGAGGGACCGGTGCCGGAGGTGTACCGCACCGCCACCTCGATCGGTGGGGAGCGACGCGACCCGAACCAGTTGGTCGCCAAGAGCGCGGTCAACTTCGGCGAGGCCAACGAAGTCGCCGAGGCTCCCGAAGGCCAGACCTGCGCGAACTGTCACGAGTTCATCACCGACAAGAACGGCGACGGATACGGTGCGTGCGTGCGCGTCGAGGGCTACATCGGCGGCGAGGACTGGTGTGCGCTGTGGGAGTCGGCCGAGGAGGAACACGACGAGGACGAGGAGGGGGAGGGCGACGACGCGGACACGAACTAG